GCCGTCGCACCTGTCCCATCGCCGCAGCCGCTTTCTGGACGTGGTCGTCTGGTTGCTGTTGCCGTTGCATCCGTTGGCGTGGCTGGTCAAGAAGGCCAACGGCATCGTGACCGTTTGGTTGGAATGGTTCATCGAACGCATCTATACCCCGTTCCTGAAGATCTCGCTGCGAAACCCGGCGATCACGATCTCGGTCGCCACCGGGATGTTGTTGCTGTCGATCGGCGTCGTCCGGTCGGGGATGGTGCAGTTCCTATTGCTGCCGAAGATCGATTTTGGGTTTGTGACCGCGCAAGTCGTCTATCCCGATGGCACGCCCGTCAAGACAACCGATGCCGCCACGCAGCGTATGGAAGCTGCGATTTGGCGAGTCAATCAACGCAGCATCGACGAAGGGCTGACGACCGATCCAAAGGGTTTTGTCAAAGCGGTTCAGCGGACGGTCGGATCGACCGGCGACGAGGTCTCCGCGGCGTCGTCCAGCCATATCGGCGGGCTGTTCGTGCAATTGAACGACATCGGCCAGCGGACCGTTTCCAGCGCCGAGATCGTTCGGATGTGGCGTGAAGAGACGGGGCGGATGCCAGGAACCGAATCGTTGGCCTTTGGAGCGACGCCGCGTGGCCCCGCGTCGCTGCCGATCGAGGTCCGATTGATGGCTTCGTCGCAGCACCTGGATGAATTGGACGCAGCGATTGAGCGGACCAAATTGAAGCTGGCCGAATATCCTTACGTATCCGACATCGCGACCGACACGCGACAGGGGAAATGGGAGTATCGGATGCAAGTTCGTGACGACGCCAAGGCGATGGGAATCTCGTTGGCCGATGTCGCTGGGACGGTGCGAGCCAGCTATTACGGCGAAGAGGTGATGCGGTTGCAACGCGGCCGGCACGAGGTGCCGCTGCGGGTCCGTTATCCTCGCGAGGACCGCAACACGCTTGTCAGCTTCAATGGAATCCGAGTTCGCACCGGCGAAGGCGTCGAGCGTCCAATCAACCAAATCGCGGAGGTCGACGTGCAGCGGGGCTACGCCGAGATCCGCCGCATCAATCAGATGCGTTCGATCAGCGTAGTCGCCGACGTCGATGAATCGAAAGGGAATGCCTTTAACGTCGTCTCCGACCTGCGAGCCAATTTTGTTCCCACGCTGGAAGCGGAATTTCCCGGCGTTGAAATCATGTGGGGCGGACAACAGGAGCAAACAACCGAAACGGTCGACAGCCTGACCGTTGGATTTATCGTCGTCATGGGAGCGATGTTCCTGCTGCTGACGATCCAGTTCGGATCCAGCTGGCAAGCGATCTTGATCCTGTCGATCATTCCGTTTGGCTTCATCGGCGCGATCGTCGGCCACATCGTGATGGATATCGATCTGACGCTGTTCAGTATCTTTGGGATCGTCGCGCTGTCGGGTGTCGTCGTCAACGACTCGATCGTCTTGGTCGACTTTATCAACCGCCGCGTTCGCGACGGGCTGCCGTTACATGAAGCGATCATCGATGGCGGACGGCGGCGTTTCCGCGCAGTGCTGCTGACGTCGCTGACCACGATCGCTGGGATGTTCCCGATCCTGTTGGAACGGTCCAAAGAAGCTCAGGTTGTTTCGCCGATGGCGACTAGTTTGACCTTCGGTTTGGGGCTGAGCACCCTGATCGTGTTGATCTTTGTTCCAGTGATGTATTTGGTCACGGCCAGCATCACGGGCTCGGAAGAGGATCCGGAGCTGAGTTCGCAATTGCCCCCCGTGCCAGCGACTTAAGTTGATCCAAGCGAGGATCGTCGGGAGGGAGTTCGCCGGTCAGCCGTAGCGAAGCCTCCCGATAGTTCATCAGAAACTCGATCCAATCGAACCACGGAATCGGAGGCGTTCCCTGTTGGGTTTCGATCGATTGGTCGAGCCATTGATCCCGCGATTGCTTTGCCAACGTCCAAGCTTTGGCCGCGTCGTCGCTGCGTCCGGCTTGAGTGTAAGCGATCGCCAGCAGCGGGTAATTGATCCCGCTAGCCGGCCAGATCGTCGCTTCGTCGAGCGATTCTTCCAACCGCTCGATCGCCCGATCGATATCTCCATTGCGCAGATGGGCCCAACCGGCGACATACAACTTGGGGCCCCGAGGAATCCGCGAAGTCCGCGTCGGCCGGCCATCGGGTCTCAGCCGACGCTCTTCCAACAATTGCTCACCCAAAACCGCCAACTGTGCAGAGACCTCAGCCGACGGCTGGTCGACCAACTGGCCTCGCAAAATTGTCCCCAACGAACCGCTGCTAGATTGGGCGAGATCCTTGGCGAGTTGTTCATACTTCGCGTGATCGCCAACGTAGTCGAATAACTGCGGGACTCCCAGGAATTGCACTCCGTCGACGGGAGATCCCAATTCGAGCGCCTTGCGGTAATCGCTTGCGGCCATTTCCCAAAGCCCCATTTTGGCGTACAGCGATCCCCGCTCCATCCAAGCGTGGAAATAACGGGGCTGGGTCTGAGTCGCGTTGGTAAATGCTTCGTTGGCGTTGGACCAGTCGCCGGCGTCGGCATAGGCGCGGCCGGAGGCGATCAACGTGTTGGCGCGGCGCAAGCGGTCGGTAAATCCCTCCAGTTCCGCGTTGGAACTTTTGGCTGCGGCGGCGGCGATACGAGCCTGTTCCATCGCGTGGTAGGCCACCCGCGCCTGCCAAAGACTGACGACCGTTCCCAGCACCAACGCACCGGCAACCAGCGAGACCGTCGTCAAGGCGACCTTATTGCGTCGGGCGAATTTGGAAAAACGATACAGCGTCGACGGCGGACGGGCTTCGACCGGCTGGCCTTCCAAAAATCGAGAGACATCTTGAGCCAAGGCGATCGCACTGGGATACCGGCGGGCACGATCTTTATCGATCGCCTTCATCACGATCCAGTCGAGATCGCCACGCATCAAGGAGGTCAGTTTGGCGGGTTCCAACCGGCGGTTGGCGGAGACCGTTGTCGACAATTGATTGCCCAACGTGCTCAGCCGCGTGCTGGGACTCGGTGGTTCCTCCTCACGGATGATCCGCCGCAATTCGTCGAACCCGACGCTGTTCAAGCGGCCGACGACAAACGGCGTCGATCCGGTCAGCAGTTCATACAACAAGACTCCCAACGAATAGATGTCGCTGCGCGTGTCGACGTCGACGTTGCTCATCTCCGCCTGTTCGGGACTCATGTAGGCCGGCGTCCCGATCATCGACGCGAGCCGCGTGTAGATCGTTTTGTCGGTCAGACTTTGTCCGATCGCTTTGACGATTCCAAAATCGATCACCTTGGCGATTGGGCGGCCATCTTGCAGCGTCACTAAGACGTTCGAAGGCTTGAGGTCGCGGTGGATGATCCCCTTTTGATGAGCGTGCTGGACGGCGTTGCAGATCGAAAGAAACAGCTCCAACCGCTGCCGCGTGTCGAGTCGGTGGTTGTCGCAAAACTCGTTCAATGGAACGCCGCGGACCAGTTCCATCACAAAGTAAGGTTGCCCGGTCTGCGTCACACCGGCATCGAAGACGCGGGCGATGTTCTCATGATCCATCATCGCCAACGCTTGCCGTTCGGCCTCGAAGCGGGCGATCACTTGGCGGGTTTCCATCCCCGGTTTGATGATCTTCAGCGCCACGCGGCGACGGACCGGCACCTGTTGATCGGCGACGAAGACCAATCCGCAGCCCCCTTCGCCGATCTGTTCCATCAACTTGTAGGGACCAACCATCGTCCCCGGAGGGTGATTTGCTTCGATCGATCGAGCCACCTGTTGGGTGACCGCATCGAATGTCGGCAAGCTCGCCACGACGGGATGGTCGATCGGGTTGTCGGCGCGATCGTGTTCGGCCAACAATCGCGAGACAGCATCCAACAGTTTGGGATCCCCTTGGCAGCTTCCCTGCACGAAGGCCTCCCGCGCGCGAGGCGATTCGATTTCGAGCGCTTCGAAGAAAATCGTCTTTTCGTGCTTGGGACTCATCGGGTGGGGCAACCTCGCAAATGCCAATCCATTGGGCGGTGGTCGATTTCGGAGCGAAACTACGACCTGTTAGAATGCGAATTCTGAACGCGTCGGGGGCCAAAAATTTTTAGCAGTCCGCTTCGACCCGCAGTTCGCGTCCCAACCAGGCTCGGGCAAAGGCCCAGTTGCGTTTGACCGTTCGTGGCGAGATGCCGAGCGCCTTGGCCGACTCTTCGACGCTGAGACCGGCGAAATAACGTAGCTCGACCAGTTTAGCCATCTCCGGTTCGGTTTCCGCCAGCTTGGTGAGCGCGGCGTCGAGGTCCAGCAGTTCTTCAGCGTTGTCGGGGACGGCGACAGCATCCTCCTCGGCCAACTGGCACCGCGCCCAATCGCCGCCTCGCTTGAGACTCTTGCGATTCCGAGCGCTCTCGATCAAGATCCGCCGCATCGATTCAGCCGCCGCGGCGAAGAAGTGGCCTCGTCCATCCCACTCCTGCCCCACGTTGCTAGCTACCAACCGCATGTACGCTTCGTGCACCAGCGCCGTCGGCTGCAGCGTGTGCCCGGCAAGCTCATGCTGCATCTTCCGCTTCGCCAGCCGATGCAGTTCCGCGTAGACCAAGGGGAGCAAATCGTTGGCCGCCGCCAGATCGCCGTTGTCGATCTGATGCAGGATCTGGGTGATGTCGGACATAAAAAAGGGAGCCAATGGAAACGAAGCGACATGTTGGGCAGCTTCATTTTAATACATATTTGTCGCATGCGATCGATCAAGGCGACATCGGTCTTCCCATTTCAGGTATCCGCCGCCACGCGTCGGCAGCCAGTTTCGCGAGCGTTATTTGCTCAGTTCGCCCGCCAGAGTGCGAGCTGCCTCCGGCCACTGCTCGCGATCCCCCTCGCCAAATCCCGTCACCATCCGCCAGGTTCCCTTAAACCCCTTGGGAACGGTTTGGTTCTGAAATGCTGTCAGATAATACTTTCGATACGTTCCGACGACGTTCCAGACCTTCGACGTGCTGCCAGCCGCCTCGGGCGTTTCCAACAAACGGGAGACAGCAAATTGTTGGCTGCCCGGTTCGTAGACCGACATCCAATCGACCGCTGCATTGATGTAGAACTTGCGGTCGACGCCGTCATCGTCCAACAGCGGCTGAACCAGATCGGCCTGCGGATTGCCATCGCTTCCCGCTGCGAGCGCCGAAACCGTCGGCGTCCAGGCGTGCATGAAGTGGTAGACCAGGTCCAGCGGCGTCTCGACATCAGCCGCCACCGTGGTGGTTTCGTACAATCGATACTCTTTGATTTCGAAGACGTTGGTCAGCCGAAAACCGCGAATCTTGGACTCCCTGACAAATCGGAACGTTTCACCCGACAGCTCCGCCGTCGGAGCAACGACTTCTTTGCCGTCGACGTAGAAGGCTAGCGATTGCAATTCCTCGGGCTCGTTCTCCAAGTGCCCCGTTCCGATGAAGCCGATCTCCGGATACCGGAAGACCGTCCCGTACGCGCTCCTTTCGGTGGTCATCGGCGTGCCGCGGAAATCGATGCGGGCGGGAGTCCACTGCGATTGCCGACGCAACTTCAACGTCACCTCCCCACAACGGACGGTGATCGACGGAAGATCGGGACCGAGATTGGGAACAAACGCCTGCGCGGCAACGGGGCCACTCAAGAACAACAGTAAAAGGATGCAGCCAAATCGCTTCATTGAAAATGCAATCGCAGGACGGGTGGAACAGGGTGTTGTGTGATCGTTGGTCGACGCCGCTGGCAGCGACTAGGGGGCAGGCTGCAACAAGCAATCGCGATGCGTTGCCAGGAAGGGTGGCAGCCCCTGCAGTTCGATGAAATAGTCTTCCATGCGTCCCGATGAAGGACGCGAAATTTGCAGCGTCCAGATCTCGCCCTGTTTCGATTCGGGAGCACCAACAAATTGTTCGGGGGCCGAGATCTTCTCTTTCTGCCATACGGACTTCCCTTGCGGATTCAAGACCGAGAGGCCGACAACTTCACCTCCGTCGCCGGAGGCTTTGACGCCAAATTGCTTGGTTCCCGGGGGGACGTAGAAGTAGAGTTTGCCGACGGAGTAAACCAACCGCACGCGCCCCGTTTCGCTGGAGATGACGGTCGGGCAATTGGTCGCTTCCAAGGAAAACTTGTTCGGGCCGACATCGATTGGGATTTGGTAGATTCCGGATTCTGGAGCGACAAAACCAAGCGAGCCGGTCGTATCGAGCGGAACCTCACCGATTGGCAACTTCTTGCCGCTCGGCGCGATCGCTTCGACAACCACCGGCGTCCCGGTGTAGTTACCGACGTGGCTGTGGTTCAGCTTCAGTTCCACTGGTGTGCCGCTTTCGGCAAACAGCACAAACGTTCCCGAGCCGCGAAGCGTGAAATTGGGCTGCGGCAGCATCGCGTCGGGTTTCATCGCCTTCAACGGAATGAAAGTTGTCCCGTCGGTTTCGTATTTGGGGAACCGTTGGAACTTGTTTCCCGGATGTAGATCGTCGAGATATTTCTGATTGATTTCGACGGTCCGTTGGGTGTCGCCGGATGTCGTTTTTATCGTGCCGGTGACATCGATCAAATGCAGTTCCCTGGCACCGTCGTAGAATCCGATCAACGGTCGCTGTTGCGGATCGTGAACTTGACAGTTTTCAAAATCGACGCCACCGACGTCCAATTGGTTGCCCGCTCGCGAGGCGAAAAAAATCACTGGCGTCGTCGGTTTGCTGGCTCCTGGTTCCAGGCGGCAGTTGATGAAACGGACGCGTGCGCCGACGGCCGGTTTGCGGTTCATCGTCGCGACGGGACCGCTGCCGCCGGAGAAGTCGCAGTCGACGAATTCGATCGTGCCGGTCATCGGCCCCTGTCCCTTCCCTTCGCCGTTGGTGAAGGAGAGCGGTGCGCGATTGCTGCCGCGGGCGATGCAGTTCTCCAAGCGAATCGAGATCGGCGCCGACTTTGCGGTCAGATTGGGAAGGTAAAACGCGTAGCCGACGCCTTGGTTGTTTTCGGCGATACAGTTCCGCATCACGCAGTTGACCAACCGCTCGCTGAAATGATTGGGTTCGAAATCGATCCCGGCCATCGGCGACGTGCCGCCAGTGTCGCGCATGATCGTGTTTTCGATCAACAGATCTTCGGCCGTGATCACACTGATTCCCTGGCGGTAGTGTTTCTCGAGGACGACGTCGCGGATCACGATGTTTTTGTTGGTGACGCCGCGGGTGGCGACTCCCAAGTAGATCCCATCACCACCGCTCTCGGCCATCGTCAGCCCCAGCACCTGGACATTGCTGCTGCTCTTAATCTGCAGCGTGTGCCTCCACTCAGCCTTCTTGTACGGCGGCTTGGCGTAATCGTCGCGATGCATCCGGAAGGTGGCACCC
Above is a genomic segment from Rosistilla ulvae containing:
- a CDS encoding efflux RND transporter permease subunit, producing MKSIIAWAVKNSQAMNVIMLGTLVLGAWSLANLRREFWPDFELYVLTVSVEYPGASPDEIEEGILEKIEEATRTVDGIDEMTSAATEGLGSVTFELESDATQMDAQRVLTEVTTLINQIPSFPELAERPDIRLRTNFVTAIRVAVMGPKSDAEAESSDGDSSSSRGVDRAERAEKRVEAALALHRVAESVRTDLLALPSVSVVDFVGAPKYQIDIEIPERTLREYNLSLRDVAEIVRNNNVELPGGTLKGQSQEVVLRGSDKHEVGEEIANIPLVSQAGGVVLTVGDLGRVRDEFSVDEAVNEINGRPAVVISVETTSADDLLVVAQEVRDFAARAKHDLPAGYSMITMRDRSKTVSDRLNLLAKNGWMGLILVFVVLALFLEMRLAWWVSLGIPVSLLGACIYMYYGGMTLNMTSMFAFLIALGIVVDDAIVVGENIYAHQQMGKSWRDAAIDGATEVAPSVITAVLTTVIAFSPIMYLEGNIQRMTVVLPLCVGAMLLLSMFESLTILPSHLSHRRSRFLDVVVWLLLPLHPLAWLVKKANGIVTVWLEWFIERIYTPFLKISLRNPAITISVATGMLLLSIGVVRSGMVQFLLLPKIDFGFVTAQVVYPDGTPVKTTDAATQRMEAAIWRVNQRSIDEGLTTDPKGFVKAVQRTVGSTGDEVSAASSSHIGGLFVQLNDIGQRTVSSAEIVRMWREETGRMPGTESLAFGATPRGPASLPIEVRLMASSQHLDELDAAIERTKLKLAEYPYVSDIATDTRQGKWEYRMQVRDDAKAMGISLADVAGTVRASYYGEEVMRLQRGRHEVPLRVRYPREDRNTLVSFNGIRVRTGEGVERPINQIAEVDVQRGYAEIRRINQMRSISVVADVDESKGNAFNVVSDLRANFVPTLEAEFPGVEIMWGGQQEQTTETVDSLTVGFIVVMGAMFLLLTIQFGSSWQAILILSIIPFGFIGAIVGHIVMDIDLTLFSIFGIVALSGVVVNDSIVLVDFINRRVRDGLPLHEAIIDGGRRRFRAVLLTSLTTIAGMFPILLERSKEAQVVSPMATSLTFGLGLSTLIVLIFVPVMYLVTASITGSEEDPELSSQLPPVPAT
- a CDS encoding serine/threonine-protein kinase, whose product is MSPKHEKTIFFEALEIESPRAREAFVQGSCQGDPKLLDAVSRLLAEHDRADNPIDHPVVASLPTFDAVTQQVARSIEANHPPGTMVGPYKLMEQIGEGGCGLVFVADQQVPVRRRVALKIIKPGMETRQVIARFEAERQALAMMDHENIARVFDAGVTQTGQPYFVMELVRGVPLNEFCDNHRLDTRQRLELFLSICNAVQHAHQKGIIHRDLKPSNVLVTLQDGRPIAKVIDFGIVKAIGQSLTDKTIYTRLASMIGTPAYMSPEQAEMSNVDVDTRSDIYSLGVLLYELLTGSTPFVVGRLNSVGFDELRRIIREEEPPSPSTRLSTLGNQLSTTVSANRRLEPAKLTSLMRGDLDWIVMKAIDKDRARRYPSAIALAQDVSRFLEGQPVEARPPSTLYRFSKFARRNKVALTTVSLVAGALVLGTVVSLWQARVAYHAMEQARIAAAAAKSSNAELEGFTDRLRRANTLIASGRAYADAGDWSNANEAFTNATQTQPRYFHAWMERGSLYAKMGLWEMAASDYRKALELGSPVDGVQFLGVPQLFDYVGDHAKYEQLAKDLAQSSSGSLGTILRGQLVDQPSAEVSAQLAVLGEQLLEERRLRPDGRPTRTSRIPRGPKLYVAGWAHLRNGDIDRAIERLEESLDEATIWPASGINYPLLAIAYTQAGRSDDAAKAWTLAKQSRDQWLDQSIETQQGTPPIPWFDWIEFLMNYREASLRLTGELPPDDPRLDQLKSLARGAIANSAPDPLPSP
- a CDS encoding ECF-type sigma factor, translating into MSDITQILHQIDNGDLAAANDLLPLVYAELHRLAKRKMQHELAGHTLQPTALVHEAYMRLVASNVGQEWDGRGHFFAAAAESMRRILIESARNRKSLKRGGDWARCQLAEEDAVAVPDNAEELLDLDAALTKLAETEPEMAKLVELRYFAGLSVEESAKALGISPRTVKRNWAFARAWLGRELRVEADC
- a CDS encoding right-handed parallel beta-helix repeat-containing protein translates to MNLFAGSLLVAATLLANAGVNQSAIDEVRSGKRTEARAAWWGFDPEDSTAALQSAIDSGAKRVIVEDMGRPWIVTPLQAASNQELIFEKGAVLQAKKGEFKGSTDSLLSVTGKKNVTIRGEGATFRMHRDDYAKPPYKKAEWRHTLQIKSSSNVQVLGLTMAESGGDGIYLGVATRGVTNKNIVIRDVVLEKHYRQGISVITAEDLLIENTIMRDTGGTSPMAGIDFEPNHFSERLVNCVMRNCIAENNQGVGYAFYLPNLTAKSAPISIRLENCIARGSNRAPLSFTNGEGKGQGPMTGTIEFVDCDFSGGSGPVATMNRKPAVGARVRFINCRLEPGASKPTTPVIFFASRAGNQLDVGGVDFENCQVHDPQQRPLIGFYDGARELHLIDVTGTIKTTSGDTQRTVEINQKYLDDLHPGNKFQRFPKYETDGTTFIPLKAMKPDAMLPQPNFTLRGSGTFVLFAESGTPVELKLNHSHVGNYTGTPVVVEAIAPSGKKLPIGEVPLDTTGSLGFVAPESGIYQIPIDVGPNKFSLEATNCPTVISSETGRVRLVYSVGKLYFYVPPGTKQFGVKASGDGGEVVGLSVLNPQGKSVWQKEKISAPEQFVGAPESKQGEIWTLQISRPSSGRMEDYFIELQGLPPFLATHRDCLLQPAP